TATGTTCGCGAACATGGCATCGAGGTGATGATCGACGTCGATCCGATGCTCGCGCTCTTCACCGTGCCCGCAACGCTCGGCCTGCCACTGCGGCGCATCGCCTGGGAGCACAGCACGTATGCGAGCGACCTCGGCCGTCGCGCACGTCGATGGGCGCGTGCGCTGGCCGCGCGTCGCTACGACGCGGTCGTCGTGCTCACGGATGCAGACCGCAGCGCCTGGCAGACACATCATCCCGACGCGCGCGCGCACTTCGTCACGGTGGCCAATCCGCTCGGCATTTCGATGCCCGGCGCGCCGCCCGTGCACGGCGACGAGCGGTGCATTCTTGCCGTTGGCCGTCTCATCCCCGATAAGGGCTTCGATCGCCTGATCGATGCGTGGACACGCATCGCCGCCGACGCGCCGGGTTGGCAGGTGCAGATCGTCGGCGACGGCGAGTTGCGTGACGATCTGCTCGCGAAGGCACGCGACGCTGGCGTTGGCGACACCGTCCGGCTGCTGCCCGCCGTGTCCGACATCGCGCAGCACTATGCGCGCGCGTCGATCTACTGTCTGCCGTCGCGACGCGAGAGTTTCGGACTGGTGCTGCTCGAAGCCAAGGCGTATGCGCTGCCCGTCGTCGCCTTCGCGGCCGACGCCGGACCGCGCGCCTTGCTGCATGACGGCGTCGACAGCTTCGTCGTGAACGACGGCGATATTCCGGCATTGGCCGATGCGCTGCGTCGACTGATCGGCGATGCCGCGCTGCGCCGTCAGTTCGGGCTGGCCGGTTACGTGCACGCTCAAGACTTCCGTGCGGACGCCATCGCCGAGCGCTGGGAAGCGCTCTGGGCGGACGATGTGCCCAACGACCTCCCCGCTGCGGGGGCCACGCGATGAAGATCGTTTTGTTCGTGACGGGGCTGCAACTCGGCGGCGCGGAAACGCAAGTGGCCGATCTCGCGCGGGGGTTTCTCGCACGTGGCCACGATGTCACCCTCGTCTCGCTGACCGGCCCGTGCGCCATTGCGCTGCCGACGTCGCCGCAGTTCACGCTCGTCGAACTGAAGGCGGGCAAATCGCCGGGGTCGCTGATCGGGGCGCTGGCCCGGTTTGCGGCGTATCTGAGGACCTGGCGGCCGGATGTCGTGCACGCCCATATGGTCCACGCCAACCTGGTAGCACGTGTCGCCCGATGGTTTGCGCCCGTGCCTGTGCTGGTGACGAGCGCCCACAGCCGCAATGAAGGCGGCCGCGCGCGCATGCTCGCCTATCGGCTGACCGATCGATGGACGGATCTGACGACCAATGTAAGCGACGACGCTGTCGCCGCATTCGTCGCACAACGGGCCGTGCCCGCCGCGCGCATCGTCAGCATGCCCAATGGTATCGACACCGGGCGCTACCATCCTGACCCGCAAGCGCGCGCTGCCTGGCGCGATGCGTCCGACGTATTGCCGGATGCTGGCGCGCCCATCGTTTTCGCCGCCGGACGGATGGTCGAAGCGAAGGACTATCCGACGCTGATCGACGCCTTCGCGCACGTCGCGAACGCCATGCCGGAAGCGCGACTGTTCATCGCGGGCGAAGGCCCGTTGCGCGCGTCTGTGCAGGCGCAAGTGGACGCCTGCGGCCTCACGCACGCCGTGACGTTGCTCGGCCGTCGCAACGACATCGCGCAATGGATGCAAGCTGCCGACGTGTACGTCATGTCGTCCGCGTGGGAAGGGCTGCCGCTCGTGGTCGGTGAAGCAATGGCGAGCGGTCTGCCCGTCGTGTCGACGGACTGCGGCGGGGTCCGCGAACTGCTGGGCGATGCGCAACACGGCGACGCAAACAACACGCTCGTGCCCGTTGGCGATGCACAAGCCCTCGGTGACGCCCTGCTTCGCCAACTGCGCGCCAGTCCCGAAGCACGTCAGACCCTCGGCGCGGCTAATCGCGAACGCATCGTCACGCACTTCTCGCTCGACGCCATCGTGACGCGATGGCTCGACATTTATTCGCACCTGCGCGCCATGCGGCGCGCGGGCTACTGATCTCGTCATGGCAACGTCAATGGCATCTCCGGTCCTGCTCTGCTCCAACACCTTCTGGTCGATCTACAACTTCCGGCGTGGCCCCATCGCCGCGTTGCTCGCCGCAGGCCACCGGGTGCACGTCGCCGCGCCCGACGACGAATTTGCCGCACGGCTCGCCGAAATGGGTTGTGTCGTCCACTGTGTGCCGATGGCAGCCAAAGGTCAGAACCCGGTGCAGGACCTCGGGTTGATGTGGCGGCTCTATCGGCTGTACCGGAAGGTGCGGCCCGCCGTCGTCTTTCACTACACCATCAAGCCGAACATCTACGGTTCCATCGCCGCACATTTCGCGCGCATCCCTGCCGTGTCGATGACGACCGGTCTCGGCTATGTCTTCATTCGCGAATCGCTGACGACGCGACTCGCGCGTCAGCTCTACCGCGTGGCGTTCCGTCACACGCTCGAGAACTGGTTTCTCAACGTCGAGGACCATCGTGCCTTTGTGGATGGCGGACTCGTCGCGCTCGGCAAGACACGTCTGCTGCCGGGGGAAGGCGTCGACCTCGCGCACTTCGCCAAGGCCCCGTGGCCAGCATCCGACACTTCGCCCGATCAGCCCCCTTCGCCGATGCGGTTTCTGCTCATCGCGCGACTGCTGCGCGACAAAGGCGTGCTGGAGTACGTGGAAGCCGCGCGAACGCTGCGTGCGCAAATGCCACACGTCACATTCCAGATACTGGGTGCGGCAGATGTCGAGAACCCCACGGCCATCTCACGTGGCGAAGTCGAGGCATGGCAACGCGAAGGCATCGTCGAGTACCTCGGCACGACCAGCGACGTGCGACCGCTCATCGCTAACGCCCATTGTGTGGTGCTGCCGTCGTACCGCGAAGGCCTCTCGCGCACGTTGCTCGAAGCCAGTGCGATGGGTCGACCGCTCATCGCAAGCGACGTGCCGGGCTGCCGCGATGTGATCGACAACGGTGTCACCGGGCATCTCGTGCCTGCGCGCGACGCCGCTGCGTTGACTGCCTGTCTGCGCGCGGTGGCCGGGACATCCTCGGCCGAGCTCGCGCAGATGGGCGACGCCGGGCGTGCTAAAGTAGCGCGCGAATTCGACGAACATGTCGTCATTGCAGAGTATTTTCGGATTCTCGGATCCCTTTCCGTATCATGCTGAGTCTTGCCATCGCCCTCGTCGTGTCGTTCGTCGCGACGCTGCTGATCGTCCGCTATGCGCACGTTCACGCCCGCTTCTCCGGCGATAGCGATGTCGCCGGGGTGCAGAAGTTTCACGTGCGCCCGGTGCCGCGCATCGGCGGTGTCGGCATTCTCGCCGGCCTGCTCGTCGCGGCCACCGCACTCGGCTTTTCCTACCCCAAGGTGTCGCGCGACATTCTGCTGCTCGTCGCCTGCGGCCTGCCTGCGTTTCTGTCCGGCTTCATCGAAGATCTGACCAAGAAGGTCTCGCCAACAGTGCGCCTCGTCTGCACGATGTTCGCTGCATTGCTCGCATGGCTCGTGCTCGACATTCACATCACCCGCATCGACATCGGCCCGGTCGACCGCGCCCTGATCGTGGCCGCCGTGTCAGTGCCGCTCACCGTGCTCTGCGTGGCGGGCATGGCTAATGCCGTGAACATCATCGACGGCTTCAACGGACTCGCCGCCATGGTCGCGATGATCATGTTCGCGTCGCTCGGCTATGTCGGCTTCCAGGTGCAGGACCCCATCGTGCTCACCACGTCGATGATCATGGTGGGCGCCATCCTGGGTTTCTTCATCTTCAACTTCCCCGGCGGACTGATTTTTCTCGGGGATGGCGGTGCCTATTTCCTTGGCTTCATGCTGGCCGAGATCGCCGTGCTGCTGGTCATGCGCAACCCGCAGGTCTCGCCCTGGTATCCCGCGCTGATGGTGATCTACCCGGCGTTCGAGGTGTGCTTCTCGATCTATCGCAAGCGCTTCGTTCGCGGCATGTCGCCCGGCATTCCCGACGGTGTCCACCTGCATATGCTGGTCTACAAACGACTGATGCGCTGGGCCGCCGGGGCGCGCACTGCGAGTGCGCTCACGCAGCGCAATTCGTTGACCTCTCCGTACCTTTGGCTGCTATGCTTGCTGGCAGTGATCCCGGCGACGGTCTTCTGGCGGCATAGCGTGGTGCTCGCACTATGCTGCGTCGCCTTCATGGTGACGTATGTGTGGCTGTACCTGAGCATCGTTCGCTTCAAAGTGCCGCGCTGGCTGATCTACAAGAAATGAATGACCACGGGGGCGACGCGCCTGATAAGGCGCGCGGCCGCGGCACACGGAATCCCCCGATCGGGACAACAAGACAAGACAGCGCCACCATTGCGATGCGTGACATCTATGCCATCGGCGACCTCCAGGGTTGCCAAACGTCGTTTGAACAACTGCTCGAGCGCCTCCCCCAGGACGCAGATCTCTGGCTTGCCGGTGATCTGATCAATCGTGGCCCGCGCTCGCTCGATACACTGCGCCAGGTCATCGCATTAGGTGAGCGCGTCACCGCCGTGCTCGGTAATCACGATCTGCATTTGCTGGCTGTGGCCGCAGGCGTGCGTCAGGCGCATGGCAGCGACACCCTCGACGACATTCTCAACGCGCCCGACCGCGACGCGCTCATCGACTGGGTGCGCCGTCAACCGCTGGCCCATCTCGCCCGCGGGCATTTGATGGTGCACGCCGGTGTGCTGCCGCAGTGGGATGCCGAGCAGGTCGTCTCGCTCGCGCGCGATGTCGAGACACAACTGCGCGGCGACGACTGGAAGACATTCCTCTCGCGCATGTTCGGCAATCAGCCCGATCAGTGGCAGCCTGACCTGAGCGACGAAGACCGCCGCCGTCTCACGATCAACGCGCTCACGCGTATGCGCTTTTGCTCGGCCGACGGACGGATCGACTTCAAGATCAAGGAAGGTGCCGACGCCTCGACCGAGACGCTCAAGCCGTGGTTCGATGCCCCGGGCCGCCGCACGGCAGGCGTCACGATGATCTTCGGGCACTGGTCGGCGCTCGGGCTGGTGATGCGCGACAACATCCTCGGTCTGGACACAGGCTGCGTCTGGGGCGGCAAGCTCACGGCGGTGAAACTCGCCGACTCACCCGCCGGACGGGAGCTGATTCAGATCGACTGCCCGCAGATTCGCGACCCGCTTGCCTTCGCCGACAAGAAACGCGGCAAGATGAAAACGGCCGACAAGGCCGAGGACGCACTGAAGGCCGCGAAAGCCGAAAAGCTGGATAAGTTCGGCAAGGTCGAAAAGGCCGCGCGCAAGCTGGAGAAAGCCGCAAAGGCAGATAAGGCCGACAAAGCTGAAAAAGCTGACAAAGGCGACAAAGGGTCGAAGCGCAAAGCCCAGTGATCGACGCCGCGAACGTTCGATACGCCCCCGCCCCCTCAAACGAAAACGGCGCCCCATAGGCGCCGTTTCTTATTTCGTTCTTCCGGGTCAGGCCTGAACCGCCTGCACGGCATCGCTTTCGTCGTCACCCAGTCCCGACGCACGCGAACCGACCGAGCCACTCTCCGGCAACACGGCTTCGGGCAGGAAGCCCTGCAATGCGGCACCGACGGCCTGCTGCGCGCCCAATGTGAACTCGCGACGATGCTCGCCGTCCTTCGGATATTGCGGTGCGCCGATCGACAGACGCACCGTCATCGGCGGCGCGCGCAAAATCATGTCGATGGATTCGATCAGGCTCGTCTCGCCGATATAGGCCGGGGCCATCGTGTGGCGTCCGCTTGCCGCGTCCGTATAGAACAGGCACATCGGCTGGACCGGCTTGCCCGTCGTGACCGGCGCCTGCAACAAATTCGCATGAAACGGCAGCAGACTGCGGCCGTCCGTCGTCGTGCCCTCAGGAAAGACGGTAATGACGTCGCCGTCACGCAGGCAATCGGCCAGGTAATGCATGATGCGGCGCGCATCGGCACGCCGCTCGCGTTGCAGGAAGATCGTACGCGTCTGCACGCACAACCAGCCGACCAGCGGCCAGTGGCGAATCTCCGCCTTGGCGACGAAACGCACCGGTTGCCACGCATTCAGCGCAAAGATGTCGATCCAAGAAACGTGATTGCACAACAGCATCACGCCCCCTTCCGGCACCGGCGCATGCTGCTCCACCTCCAGACGCATGCCGCACAGTTTCAGCAGCTTCTGCGACCACGCGCGGATGCGACGATCTTTCTGCGGCTGCGACAGAAATGGAAACAACGTCGCTGCAGTCAACATGCCGCGCGCGAGATGCAGGCCAAGACGAAGTTTTTTGATCAACAGCACGGCAATCGCATCCTAGACGCAAGGGGCTTCGTACGCCACGCGGCCACCGACCAGCGTGAGCCGTACCTGGCCCGGTAGTTCGTATCCCAGAAACGGGGTGTTATGACCGGCGCTGCGCAACTGCGGCGCAGACACGGTCCAGTAAGTCGACGGCGCGAACACGCAGACATCCGCCGCGTGGCCCGGCGACAAACGACCAGCTCCCGGTGCCACCGCCGTCAATCGCTGGCCGGGACCGTGCGTCACTCGGGCGAGCGCGTCGACGAGTGGCACCCGCGACTCCTCGGCCCACTTCAACACCAGCGACAGGAGCAGTTCGAGGCCCGTTGCCCCTGGCTCGGCTTCGGCGAAGGGGACGAGACGAGCGTCGGGCGCAAGCGGCGTATGGTCCGAGCAAACGGCGTCAATCGTACCGTCTCGCGCGGCTTCACGCACGGCTTCGCGATCGCGTTGCGAGCGCAGCGGCGGATCGAGCCGGTATTGCGCATCAAAGTACCCGATGTCCATGTCCGTGAGATGGAGATGGTGCGCGGCGACATCGCACGTGATCGGCAATCCTTCGGCTTTCGCCGCACGCACGAGCGCGAGACCTGCCGCCGACGACAGACGGCACAGGTGCACGCGCGTGCCCGTCACGCGAACGAGTTCGAGAATGGTATGCAACGCGATGGTCTCGGCCGCGACCGGAATGCCTACCAACCCGAGACGCGACGCCACCGCGCCGCTTGCGGCCACGCCGCCCGCCGCGAGTGCGGCATCCTGCGGCCGCAGCCAGACCGTCAGCCCGAATGTGCCAGCGTATTGCAGCGCGCGCAGCAGCGTGCGGTTGTCGGCCATTGCGGCGTTCGCCTGCGACAGACCGATGCATCCGGCTTGCGTCAGTTGCGCCATTTCGGTGAGTTCGCGGCCTGCGAGACCGACCGTCAACGCACCCAACGGATGAACCTGCGCGAGATACGTTGCGCGGGCGCGCAGTTGCAGCATCTCCACAAGGTCCGGCTCGTCGAGTACGGGATCGGTGTCGGGCGGGCACACCACGCGCGTCACGCCACCGGCGAGGGCCGCCGTCGCTTCGCTTGCCGCCGTCATGCGCCGTGCGGACAGATCGACGAGGCCCGGCACGACGACCAGTCCTTTCGCGTCGACGGTGCGCTCGGCCGTGAAGTCGGCTGGCGATGCATCGAGCGTCAGCAGTTCGCCGTCGGCGATAAAGACGTCCTGTACGCGGTCGAGACGCGTTGCAGGATCGATTACGCGCCCACCCTTCAGATGCAGTTTCATGGCGCGCTTACCCGTTGTTTCCGTTGTTCTGGGCGACGATACTCATCACCGCCATCCGCACGGCAATGCCGAAGGAGACTTGTTCGAGGATGACCGACTGCGGGCCGTCCGCCACCGCCGAGTCGATCTCCACGCCCCGGTTCATCGGGCCGGGATGCATCACGATGGCATCGGGCTTCGCGAGCGCCAGGCGCGCCGGCGTCAGTCCGTAATACTTGAAGTACTCGGACGCCGAGGGCAACAACGCGCCGTTCATTCGTTCGTTCTGCAATCGCAGCATGATGATGACGTCGACGTCTCGCAACCCTTCGTCCATGTCGTGAAACACGCGCACCCCGAGTTGCTCAAGGCCTGTCGGCAGCAGCGTGCGCGGGCCGATGGCGCGCACTTCGGGCACACCGAGCGTCGTCAGTGCATGGATGTCGGAGCGGGCGACGCGCGAATGCAGAATGTCGCCCACGATCGCCACCGTCAGATTCTGGAATTCGCCCTTGTGATGGCGAATCGTGTACATGTCGAGCAAGCCCTGCGTCGGGTGCGCATGGCGCCCGTCACCTGCGTTGATCACGTGGACGTGCGGCGCGCAATGCTCAGCGATCAGATACGGCGCGCCCGATTGCGCGTGACGCACGACGAACAGATCCGCATGCATCGCCGACAGGTTGCCAATGGTATCGAGCAGCGTCTCGCCCTTGCTCGTCGACGATGCATTGATATTCAGATTCAGCACATCTGCGGACAGGCGCGCTGCTGCGATTTCGAACGTCGTACGCGTACGCGTCGAGTTCTCGAAGAACAGATTGAAAACGGATTTGCCGCTCAGCAGCGGCACCTTTTTGACGTCGGCATCGTTCACGCTCACGAACTGCGTAGCCGTGTCGAGAATGTGCATGAGCACGGCACGCGGCAACCCCTCGACCGTCAGCAGATGCTTCAATTCGCCATTGCGGGTGAGTTGGGGATGGCCGCGACGGCCGAGAATGCCGTTAGCCATGGGCGCACTCCGTGGCGAGGCTGTGGATGGCCAGCGCTGCCGCAGTGGCCTGCGTCGCGTGAGACGTGGGAATGTCAGGCAGGCACATGCTCGTCGAAGTACTGCTGGAGGATGATGCGGGCGGCTTCGGCGTCGAGCGACGTCTTTTGCGAGACCTTGACGCCCGCCTCGGCCAGCGCCGCCGCAGCGGCCACCGACGAATAGCGCTCGTCGACCCAGACCACAGGCACGTCGAACCGCCCGTTGAGTTGATTGCCGAAGCGCTTGGCCTGCTGGGTCATCTCGTGCGGCGTGCCGTCCGGATGGCACGGCAGGCCTACGACGATGAGCTCGGGTTGCCACTCGGCGATGAGTTTGCCCATTTCGGCGAAGCGAACGTCGCGATTCAGATTGGCGACGACCGTGAGAGCGCGCGCCTCGCGCAGCATCAGATTGCCGATCGCAACCCCGATACGGCGCTCGCCGTAATCGAAACCAAGCACCGTGGAACTGCCCGCCGTCTTGCCAGCGGTCATGCGTGACCCGCGTCGGCGGACAGCATCGACGACGTGACGCCAAGCAGCGCCAGCGCAGCGTCGAAACGCTCAGCCGGCGGCACATCGAACACGATGCCCGGATCGGCCGCCACCGTCAGCCAGCCGTTACGGCTGATTTCATCTTCCAGTTGCCCTGCACTCCAGCCCGAATGGCCCAGCGTGAGCAGGAAGCGGTTCGGTCCCTGGCCATTGGCGACGGCTTCGAGCACGTCCTTGGACGTGGTCATCTCCAGACCGCCCGGCACCGACAGCGACGAACTGTATGGCGTGCCCGTGGCGTCGTGCAGCACAAAGCCGCGCTCGGTCTGCACCGGGCCGCCGAAGAAGACCGGTTGATGCGCAAGGGGATCGATTTCCAGCTTGAGATCGAGCCGCTCGAACAGCGACGCGAGATCGATGTCGGTCGGACGGTTGATCACCAACCCGATCGCGCCCTTTTCACTGTGCTCGCACAGATAGACGACGGTGCCGGAAAAAGTAGGATCAGCCATGCCCGGCATGGCGATGAGGAACTGATTGGTAAGGTTGATACGGTCGTTCGGCATAGGGCCAAAATTTATCGGAACCTGTTTGACGGACTGCCGCCCGGTTTCGCGCCCCGCAGCGCTGACACCCACGCCCCTCAGGCGCCCTGCGTCACTTGCCGCGGCCGGTCAGCGGACGAACTTTTTCCGCATCGTGATACGGCCATCGGCCGCCAACGGCAGCCTTTGGGCCGACTGTATCACGGAACGTCACGCCCGGTGACTAGCCGCTGTCCGAACACGCTGGCGTCAAGCGCACGCTCGCGCCACAGGGCCATCTCGGCGATCAGATCGGGCCGCGACTCGGGATAGGTGTCCGCCGCGAACTGGTGCAGCATGCCGCGCAGCGCTTTGACCGTCATGGCCAACGCCGCCGGACCACCCGGTTCCGCCGGGGGCGACGCCGCCAGCCGTTCGCCGGTGGCGGCCACTGCGGCCGCTAGTCGTGCCACCGGGGCAAGCCCGATGGCCGCAGAATACTGCGCCACTTGCGCGGCCACCGCAGGATCGTTCAGATTCGGGAGCGCCTCATCCGCCAGACTCAGGAACGTCTGGCAGACGTCTTGCCGAATCGCCAGCGGTCCGATGCGCAGCCAGTCACGCGAACTCGCGCCCGCGCCCTGCTTCTGGCCTGCCTGCGCCGCGTCGGCCAACGGCTCGGGCAGATGGCCGGGACGGCGCAATACGCCGAAATCGGCCAGCAGCGTGCCGAGCCAGCTATCGGGCGCCTGGGCATGCCAGGTCGCCAGCGCTTCGAGGAGATCGTGTCCGGGGACGAATTCCGATGCCGCTTTGGACGCACCCGCTGCCGACGCCGATGCCGTCGACGAGTCGACCGCACCGCCCTCAGCCGGTTCGGCCGGACGCGTCAGTTGCTTGCGCAGCGCCATGTTCATACGACCGATCTGCCGCTTGTCCGCCATGGAGAGCGGCGCACGGGCGAAGCGCAGCCAGGCTGCCGCCAGACGCCAGTAGTCGAGCGGTGCGGTCGCCCCGGCTCGGTGCAGATCAGCCGCGAGATCCGCCAGTTGCCCCAGCGCCGCCGTGGTATCGATGGTGTCGGCATCCGGGCGCAGCAGACGCAGGAGCACACGCTCGACGTCTGCGCGCAACGGGGCCGTGCCCGCGGGCAATCCATGCAGACGCGGCTGAGCAATCGCCCATCCCGCCATACGAAGCTCGCCCGGCGTAGGTGCGCCAGGCCAACTGTCGGGACTCGGGGATGCAGAAGACGCAGAAGCTGCGGAAGATGTCGAGGACGCCGACGCGACGGGTGGCGTCACCGCCCCCGCCTGCCAGATATCGCGTTCGAACTGCCGCAGCGCATTGCGTTGTGTGTCTTGACTGCCCGGCTCGCCATAGGCGGCCTCGGCAATCGCCTTCACGAGACGCTCGCCATGCAACGCCCAGTCGGCGTGACCGCTCGACTGAAGCAGCCGGTTCGCACGCCGTAACGGGCCGAGCGCCGCTGCCGGGCCGTTGGACCAGGCATCGGACGCTTCGGTCAGCGCTTGTGCAACTTCGGGCAGACGCCACAACGGCGCATCCCGTGCCTCACGCGTCTCTCGCGTCTCTCGCGCGGCGTTCGTTGCAACAGGGGCGACGGAATCGGAAGCTGATTGCGGCACTTCGGACGATCCGGACAATCCGGACGACTCAGGCATCACCATGGGCCATCTCCTGGCCGTTCGGCCTCAGATCTGCACCATCTCGAAGTCTTCCTTACGAGCGCCGCACTCCGGGCAGGTCCAGTTGATCGGCACGTCTTCCCAGCGCGTACCGGGCGCAATGCCCTCGTCGGGCAATCCTGCCTCTTCGTCGTAAATCCAGCCGCAAATGAGGCACATCCAGCTCTTGTATTCCATTCTTTCTTCAGCGACGAGCGTTCCGTTACAATGGCTTGTCAACCGCTTCGGGTCCCGTCGGCAGAGATGCCGGACGGTCTTGTGGGAACCCTGCCGGTGCACTGTCCGGCGGGCGCTGCCCACGGCGCTTTCGAGCGCTCCGAAACGGGCATTTAAGGCGTGATGGTACCAACGAACCCAAAGCCTGACCAGATCGCCGTCTATCCAGCCTCCATGCACACTGAATCTCCACCCATTCTCCTGACCTTCGGGCTTTCCGACCCCACTTCGGCCACCGGCGTGCAGGCCGACCTGCTCACCTTCGCCAGCATGGGCGGCTACGGCGTGTCGGTCCTCACCGGCTACTCCTCACAGGACTCGCGTTCGTGCGACGACGTGCAACCCATCGATCCCGACTGGATCGGCGATCAAGCCCGCATGTTGCTCGAAGACATGCCGGTCGCCGCCTTCAAGGTCGGCAGCGCGGTGAATGCCGATAACGTCGCCGCCATTGCCGAGATCGTGGCCGACTATGACGAAACACCCCTCGTCGTCGCGCCGGACTTCGGGCTGGCGGGCGAGCATCTGCTCTCGACCGACGAATT
This window of the Pandoraea sputorum genome carries:
- a CDS encoding glycosyltransferase family 4 protein, producing MSPLPTARTICLFTGTLAAFAGAERASATLANALAARGHRVHVLSLWGHTPVFPLAPGVTHHALFAARLAFKRHYLSIVRQVRRYVREHGIEVMIDVDPMLALFTVPATLGLPLRRIAWEHSTYASDLGRRARRWARALAARRYDAVVVLTDADRSAWQTHHPDARAHFVTVANPLGISMPGAPPVHGDERCILAVGRLIPDKGFDRLIDAWTRIAADAPGWQVQIVGDGELRDDLLAKARDAGVGDTVRLLPAVSDIAQHYARASIYCLPSRRESFGLVLLEAKAYALPVVAFAADAGPRALLHDGVDSFVVNDGDIPALADALRRLIGDAALRRQFGLAGYVHAQDFRADAIAERWEALWADDVPNDLPAAGATR
- a CDS encoding glycosyltransferase — protein: MKIVLFVTGLQLGGAETQVADLARGFLARGHDVTLVSLTGPCAIALPTSPQFTLVELKAGKSPGSLIGALARFAAYLRTWRPDVVHAHMVHANLVARVARWFAPVPVLVTSAHSRNEGGRARMLAYRLTDRWTDLTTNVSDDAVAAFVAQRAVPAARIVSMPNGIDTGRYHPDPQARAAWRDASDVLPDAGAPIVFAAGRMVEAKDYPTLIDAFAHVANAMPEARLFIAGEGPLRASVQAQVDACGLTHAVTLLGRRNDIAQWMQAADVYVMSSAWEGLPLVVGEAMASGLPVVSTDCGGVRELLGDAQHGDANNTLVPVGDAQALGDALLRQLRASPEARQTLGAANRERIVTHFSLDAIVTRWLDIYSHLRAMRRAGY
- a CDS encoding glycosyltransferase family 4 protein; this encodes MATSMASPVLLCSNTFWSIYNFRRGPIAALLAAGHRVHVAAPDDEFAARLAEMGCVVHCVPMAAKGQNPVQDLGLMWRLYRLYRKVRPAVVFHYTIKPNIYGSIAAHFARIPAVSMTTGLGYVFIRESLTTRLARQLYRVAFRHTLENWFLNVEDHRAFVDGGLVALGKTRLLPGEGVDLAHFAKAPWPASDTSPDQPPSPMRFLLIARLLRDKGVLEYVEAARTLRAQMPHVTFQILGAADVENPTAISRGEVEAWQREGIVEYLGTTSDVRPLIANAHCVVLPSYREGLSRTLLEASAMGRPLIASDVPGCRDVIDNGVTGHLVPARDAAALTACLRAVAGTSSAELAQMGDAGRAKVAREFDEHVVIAEYFRILGSLSVSC
- a CDS encoding MraY family glycosyltransferase codes for the protein MLSLAIALVVSFVATLLIVRYAHVHARFSGDSDVAGVQKFHVRPVPRIGGVGILAGLLVAATALGFSYPKVSRDILLLVACGLPAFLSGFIEDLTKKVSPTVRLVCTMFAALLAWLVLDIHITRIDIGPVDRALIVAAVSVPLTVLCVAGMANAVNIIDGFNGLAAMVAMIMFASLGYVGFQVQDPIVLTTSMIMVGAILGFFIFNFPGGLIFLGDGGAYFLGFMLAEIAVLLVMRNPQVSPWYPALMVIYPAFEVCFSIYRKRFVRGMSPGIPDGVHLHMLVYKRLMRWAAGARTASALTQRNSLTSPYLWLLCLLAVIPATVFWRHSVVLALCCVAFMVTYVWLYLSIVRFKVPRWLIYKK
- a CDS encoding symmetrical bis(5'-nucleosyl)-tetraphosphatase codes for the protein MRDIYAIGDLQGCQTSFEQLLERLPQDADLWLAGDLINRGPRSLDTLRQVIALGERVTAVLGNHDLHLLAVAAGVRQAHGSDTLDDILNAPDRDALIDWVRRQPLAHLARGHLMVHAGVLPQWDAEQVVSLARDVETQLRGDDWKTFLSRMFGNQPDQWQPDLSDEDRRRLTINALTRMRFCSADGRIDFKIKEGADASTETLKPWFDAPGRRTAGVTMIFGHWSALGLVMRDNILGLDTGCVWGGKLTAVKLADSPAGRELIQIDCPQIRDPLAFADKKRGKMKTADKAEDALKAAKAEKLDKFGKVEKAARKLEKAAKADKADKAEKADKGDKGSKRKAQ
- a CDS encoding lysophospholipid acyltransferase family protein, with the protein product MLLIKKLRLGLHLARGMLTAATLFPFLSQPQKDRRIRAWSQKLLKLCGMRLEVEQHAPVPEGGVMLLCNHVSWIDIFALNAWQPVRFVAKAEIRHWPLVGWLCVQTRTIFLQRERRADARRIMHYLADCLRDGDVITVFPEGTTTDGRSLLPFHANLLQAPVTTGKPVQPMCLFYTDAASGRHTMAPAYIGETSLIESIDMILRAPPMTVRLSIGAPQYPKDGEHRREFTLGAQQAVGAALQGFLPEAVLPESGSVGSRASGLGDDESDAVQAVQA
- a CDS encoding dihydroorotase encodes the protein MKLHLKGGRVIDPATRLDRVQDVFIADGELLTLDASPADFTAERTVDAKGLVVVPGLVDLSARRMTAASEATAALAGGVTRVVCPPDTDPVLDEPDLVEMLQLRARATYLAQVHPLGALTVGLAGRELTEMAQLTQAGCIGLSQANAAMADNRTLLRALQYAGTFGLTVWLRPQDAALAAGGVAASGAVASRLGLVGIPVAAETIALHTILELVRVTGTRVHLCRLSSAAGLALVRAAKAEGLPITCDVAAHHLHLTDMDIGYFDAQYRLDPPLRSQRDREAVREAARDGTIDAVCSDHTPLAPDARLVPFAEAEPGATGLELLLSLVLKWAEESRVPLVDALARVTHGPGQRLTAVAPGAGRLSPGHAADVCVFAPSTYWTVSAPQLRSAGHNTPFLGYELPGQVRLTLVGGRVAYEAPCV
- the ruvX gene encoding Holliday junction resolvase RuvX — translated: MTAGKTAGSSTVLGFDYGERRIGVAIGNLMLREARALTVVANLNRDVRFAEMGKLIAEWQPELIVVGLPCHPDGTPHEMTQQAKRFGNQLNGRFDVPVVWVDERYSSVAAAAALAEAGVKVSQKTSLDAEAARIILQQYFDEHVPA
- a CDS encoding YqgE/AlgH family protein, which encodes MPNDRINLTNQFLIAMPGMADPTFSGTVVYLCEHSEKGAIGLVINRPTDIDLASLFERLDLKLEIDPLAHQPVFFGGPVQTERGFVLHDATGTPYSSSLSVPGGLEMTTSKDVLEAVANGQGPNRFLLTLGHSGWSAGQLEDEISRNGWLTVAADPGIVFDVPPAERFDAALALLGVTSSMLSADAGHA
- a CDS encoding rubredoxin, which produces MEYKSWMCLICGWIYDEEAGLPDEGIAPGTRWEDVPINWTCPECGARKEDFEMVQI